The following coding sequences lie in one Niabella agricola genomic window:
- a CDS encoding multiheme c-type cytochrome has product MGYLLIRRDDTGKQGGTGKKAEEETSRYAGSEACASCHTDIYNTHINTAHFHTSAVATETNVLGRFSTDSNTYDFGNSNLVKAEKRAAGLYQVAYINGTEKKRQQLNVVFGFGKVAQSFGSWSGSKLVQLPLSYFVPEQHWVNSPGYPDKILFNRVITSRCMECHSSFVRVTGASGPFEDMDQGSVIYGIGCEKCHGPASAHIAFEKEHPGWPDPDRIINPKRFSRQQLLDLCGLCHSGAMNNIQPAFSFKPGDRLADFYAYNIVAQSADDLDVHGNQYGMLSLSNCFIKSEMTCSSCHSSHRNEEKQINIFSQRCMHCHQESTSEFCKFNGATAALLKKNCIDCHMPLKASRAIVFLEQKTKEKVGAIMRSHLIKVYPEESRKVIRFLKKSPEKMKQNLGG; this is encoded by the coding sequence ATGGGGTATTTGCTGATTCGGCGTGATGATACAGGAAAGCAGGGCGGTACCGGTAAGAAAGCGGAGGAAGAAACAAGCAGGTATGCCGGATCGGAGGCCTGCGCCTCCTGTCATACAGATATTTACAATACCCACATAAATACTGCTCATTTCCATACCAGTGCGGTTGCTACAGAAACAAATGTGTTGGGCCGTTTTTCCACTGATAGTAATACATACGATTTTGGGAACAGTAACCTGGTGAAAGCGGAAAAAAGAGCAGCCGGGCTTTATCAGGTAGCATATATAAATGGTACAGAAAAAAAAAGACAACAACTGAATGTGGTTTTTGGTTTTGGAAAGGTTGCACAGTCTTTTGGCTCCTGGTCAGGCAGCAAGTTGGTGCAATTGCCGCTTTCCTATTTTGTACCGGAACAGCATTGGGTTAACAGCCCGGGTTACCCAGATAAAATTCTGTTCAACAGGGTGATCACTTCCCGTTGTATGGAGTGCCATTCTTCCTTTGTTAGGGTAACGGGGGCGTCAGGGCCCTTTGAGGATATGGACCAGGGTTCGGTTATTTATGGTATTGGTTGCGAAAAATGTCACGGGCCCGCGTCTGCACATATTGCTTTTGAAAAAGAGCATCCAGGCTGGCCGGATCCCGACCGGATCATAAATCCTAAAAGATTTTCAAGACAGCAGTTACTGGATCTTTGCGGATTATGCCATTCGGGCGCCATGAATAATATACAGCCTGCATTTAGCTTTAAGCCTGGCGATCGGCTTGCAGATTTCTATGCTTACAATATTGTTGCGCAAAGTGCCGATGATCTGGACGTGCATGGCAACCAGTATGGCATGCTCAGTCTTAGTAATTGTTTTATTAAAAGCGAAATGACCTGTAGTTCCTGTCACAGCAGTCACCGGAATGAAGAAAAACAAATAAACATATTTTCGCAGAGATGTATGCATTGCCATCAGGAGAGTACTTCAGAATTCTGCAAGTTCAATGGAGCCACCGCTGCTTTGTTAAAGAAAAACTGCATAGATTGTCATATGCCCCTGAAGGCCTCCAGGGCCATTGTATTCCTGGAGCAAAAAACAAAAGAAAAAGTAGGTGCCATAATGCGGTCACACCTTATAAAGGTATATCCTGAAGAAAGCCGGAAGGTGATCCGGTTTTTAAAAAAAAGTCCAGAAAAAATGAAGCAAAATCTGGGAGGATGA
- a CDS encoding glucoamylase family protein has product MKLKVRIKEQIRVYAACTLLGWLTAGCSKEKAVVKEPVLPVRINTATINGRPLTNALQNIGPQPEIRLSFSRELNPATLNAITMANGNGANVALTAGLETGDTTVVIRPSAGLAYLEKYTLTVSTGLKAVSGEELAGRSSWAFATGIDSIRKFPVISENALMDTVQRRTLQYFLDFAHPSSGMIREGSKHPSEIVTTGGTGFGIMALLVGIERGFITKAAGLQQTNKIVTFLKNTAQTFHGAYPHWLNGATGAVIPFGANDNGADLVETAFLVQGLICARQYFNGSGMDEINLRSDISAIIDKVEWNWFRQNNQQVLYWHWSSDKGWAMNLKIQGWNECLISYVLAAGSKSYAIPKTAYDEGWAKNGEIKNGKTFYSYILPLGADYGGPLFFAHYSFLGLNPNGLSDLYANYLTQNKNHALINYAYCKANPGNYYGYSDSVWGLTASNIKGGYAAGSPANDQGFIAPTAALSSFPYTPKESMAALQFYYYVLGDKIWKQYGFVDAFSLDVLKNNGAWFDDAFLAIDQGPIVVMMENYRTGLLWRLFMSAPEVQNGLQKLGFTF; this is encoded by the coding sequence ATGAAGTTAAAAGTGCGTATAAAGGAACAGATCCGGGTCTATGCAGCCTGTACCCTGCTAGGTTGGCTTACTGCAGGCTGCAGTAAGGAAAAGGCTGTAGTGAAGGAGCCCGTGTTGCCTGTTCGTATAAATACAGCTACTATAAATGGAAGACCGCTTACAAATGCTCTGCAAAACATCGGGCCACAACCGGAGATCCGGCTCTCATTTTCCCGTGAACTCAACCCTGCAACACTTAACGCTATCACGATGGCAAACGGTAACGGCGCCAACGTTGCGCTGACCGCCGGCCTGGAAACAGGCGACACCACGGTGGTCATCCGGCCATCTGCTGGTTTGGCGTATTTGGAAAAGTATACACTTACTGTATCAACAGGGTTAAAAGCCGTATCAGGAGAAGAACTGGCCGGGCGCAGTTCCTGGGCTTTTGCAACCGGCATCGATTCTATCCGTAAGTTTCCCGTCATCAGTGAAAACGCATTAATGGATACGGTTCAGCGCAGAACGCTCCAATACTTCCTCGATTTTGCACACCCGTCTTCAGGCATGATCCGCGAAGGATCAAAGCACCCCTCGGAGATCGTAACAACCGGGGGAACAGGGTTTGGTATCATGGCGCTGCTGGTTGGCATCGAACGTGGCTTTATCACAAAGGCAGCAGGGCTGCAGCAAACCAATAAAATCGTAACGTTCCTGAAGAATACGGCGCAGACCTTTCACGGCGCTTATCCCCATTGGTTAAACGGAGCTACGGGGGCCGTTATTCCTTTTGGTGCAAATGATAATGGCGCTGACCTTGTAGAGACGGCATTCCTGGTGCAGGGACTGATCTGCGCCCGGCAGTATTTTAACGGTTCCGGTATGGATGAAATAAACCTCCGGTCGGATATCAGCGCCATTATCGATAAGGTAGAATGGAACTGGTTCCGGCAAAATAACCAGCAGGTTTTGTATTGGCACTGGAGCTCCGACAAAGGCTGGGCAATGAACCTGAAGATTCAGGGGTGGAATGAATGCCTGATCTCCTATGTGCTGGCTGCTGGTTCAAAAAGTTATGCCATTCCAAAAACAGCGTATGATGAGGGCTGGGCAAAGAACGGCGAAATAAAGAATGGGAAAACTTTTTACTCATATATCTTACCGTTGGGAGCAGACTATGGTGGGCCCCTGTTCTTTGCGCATTACTCTTTCTTAGGCCTGAATCCTAACGGACTTTCAGACCTCTATGCAAATTATCTTACACAAAACAAAAATCACGCGCTGATCAATTATGCCTATTGCAAGGCAAATCCGGGAAACTATTACGGGTACAGCGATTCCGTTTGGGGGTTAACAGCCAGCAATATCAAAGGCGGATATGCCGCTGGTTCTCCTGCAAATGACCAGGGTTTTATTGCACCCACGGCAGCCCTGTCCTCCTTTCCCTATACCCCAAAAGAATCAATGGCGGCGCTACAGTTTTATTACTACGTGCTGGGAGATAAGATCTGGAAACAATACGGGTTTGTGGATGCTTTTTCCCTGGACGTACTTAAAAATAACGGTGCCTGGTTCGACGATGCATTCCTGGCCATTGATCAGGGCCCCATTGTTGTAATGATGGAGAATTACAGAACGGGCTTACTCTGGCGTTTGTTTATGAGCGCACCGGAAGTACAAAACGGACTGCAAAAACTTGGATTTACCTTTTAA
- a CDS encoding glycoside hydrolase family 30 protein: protein MTNKHTPVFLMLWATMGFAAQCNKNGSPGSTPPAAINEAEIWLTKANQSALLEKQSGVVTGFGTVNNGFPNIDIDENKKYQSIDGFGYTLTGGSAQLINKMNTASKTALLQELFAKDAGSITISYLRISMGASDLDASVFSYNDLPEGQTDSDQLKFSLSPDKDALIPLLKEILAINPAIKIIATPWSAPVWMKDNQNSKGGSLKPEYHDSYATYFVKYIQAMKAEGIMIDAITPQNEPLHPGNNPSMYMTAEQQRDFIKKSLGPAFRTAGLTTRIIVYDHNLDRPDYPAVIYRDAEAAKYVDGAAFHLYAGDVAGMGNLHNDFPEKQLYFTEQWTGAKGSFDGDLQWHVKNVIIGTMRNWSKTALEWNLANDPSYGPHTTGGCTECKGALTINGSSVSRNVSYYIVAHASKFVPPGSVRIESNIAGPVHNVAFLRPDGKKVLIALNEADTPYTVNIRYKNKWAPVTIASKSVMTMVW, encoded by the coding sequence ATGACGAATAAGCACACACCGGTCTTTTTAATGCTTTGGGCAACGATGGGGTTTGCAGCACAGTGTAATAAAAACGGCAGCCCCGGAAGTACGCCTCCGGCGGCAATAAATGAAGCCGAAATCTGGCTTACAAAAGCAAATCAGTCAGCCTTACTCGAAAAACAATCCGGCGTTGTTACCGGTTTTGGAACGGTAAACAATGGCTTTCCCAATATAGACATCGATGAAAACAAAAAATATCAGTCCATTGATGGATTTGGTTATACGCTAACCGGAGGAAGTGCACAGCTTATCAATAAGATGAACACCGCTTCTAAAACCGCATTGCTGCAGGAATTGTTCGCAAAAGATGCGGGGTCCATAACGATCAGCTACCTGCGCATTAGCATGGGCGCTTCCGATCTGGACGCATCAGTATTTAGTTACAATGATCTGCCGGAGGGGCAAACAGATTCCGATCAGTTGAAGTTTAGCCTGTCCCCTGATAAGGACGCATTGATACCGCTGCTGAAGGAAATTCTTGCCATAAATCCTGCCATCAAAATCATTGCAACGCCCTGGAGTGCGCCGGTATGGATGAAGGATAATCAAAACAGCAAGGGCGGCAGCCTGAAGCCGGAATATCATGATTCCTATGCCACTTATTTTGTAAAGTACATACAAGCCATGAAAGCTGAAGGCATTATGATCGATGCCATTACACCGCAAAACGAACCCCTGCACCCCGGCAATAACCCCAGTATGTATATGACAGCCGAACAGCAAAGGGATTTTATAAAGAAAAGCCTGGGACCGGCATTCCGAACAGCCGGATTAACCACCAGAATTATCGTGTACGATCATAATCTCGACCGTCCGGACTATCCGGCAGTCATCTACAGGGATGCGGAAGCTGCTAAGTACGTAGACGGAGCGGCGTTTCATCTTTATGCCGGTGATGTAGCAGGCATGGGTAACCTGCACAATGATTTTCCGGAGAAACAGCTCTATTTTACCGAACAATGGACGGGGGCTAAAGGTAGCTTTGACGGCGATCTGCAATGGCATGTAAAAAATGTAATCATTGGTACCATGCGCAACTGGAGCAAAACTGCATTAGAGTGGAACCTGGCCAATGATCCGTCTTATGGTCCGCATACAACCGGGGGCTGCACCGAATGTAAGGGCGCGCTTACGATTAATGGTTCCTCCGTTTCCCGCAATGTATCCTACTATATTGTTGCACATGCCTCCAAATTTGTGCCCCCGGGTTCCGTAAGAATTGAAAGCAATATAGCAGGTCCTGTTCATAACGTGGCCTTTTTACGGCCGGATGGAAAGAAGGTGCTGATAGCATTAAACGAAGCAGATACCCCCTATACCGTGAACATCCGATATAAAAACAAATGGGCACCGGTAACAATCGCCTCAAAATCGGTAATGACAATGGTCTGGTAA
- a CDS encoding glucoamylase family protein: protein MLRIIALYAFLLTGNYSFAQKPAGRSDAIPYTLKIDTHISDSALVDLVQKQTLRYFWDFAHPVSGMARERSNRSFDYGQEVVTTGGTGFGVMAIIAGVNRGWIGRDTATRFLLKMVKWLSKADSYHGVFPHWYDGATGKTIPFSRKDDGADLVESSFLLQGLLCVRQYFDKDLPLEKELRGRINGLWNEVEWDWFTRGGQEVLYWHWSPNNGWAMNFPLRGFNECLITYVLAASAERYPVSRQVYDRGWAQSNFFKNGKTFYKYMLPLGFDYGGPLFFSHYSFLGLSPKGLKDQYADYWVQNQNHTLINYAYCVDNPKAFKGYGEHCWGLTASDDPDGYDAHQPANDNGTITPTAALSAFPYTPQQSMQALRYFYGTLGDKIWTEYGFTDAFNETKGWYAKSHLAIDQGPIVVMIENYRTGLLWNLFMSCSEIQNGLKKLGFANAYQQ, encoded by the coding sequence ATGTTGAGAATTATTGCGCTCTACGCTTTTCTGCTTACAGGTAATTATTCTTTTGCCCAGAAGCCGGCAGGCAGGTCCGATGCCATTCCGTATACTTTAAAGATCGATACACATATTTCCGATTCGGCATTAGTAGACCTTGTTCAGAAACAAACCCTGCGTTATTTCTGGGATTTTGCGCACCCGGTGAGCGGCATGGCGCGGGAGCGGAGCAACCGGTCCTTTGATTACGGGCAGGAAGTGGTAACCACCGGCGGTACCGGTTTTGGTGTAATGGCCATTATTGCCGGTGTAAACCGTGGATGGATCGGACGGGATACGGCTACCCGGTTCCTGCTGAAAATGGTAAAATGGTTATCGAAGGCAGATTCCTATCACGGCGTGTTTCCCCATTGGTACGATGGTGCAACCGGCAAAACCATTCCTTTCAGCAGGAAGGATGACGGTGCCGATCTGGTGGAATCTTCCTTTTTATTACAGGGATTATTATGTGTACGCCAGTATTTTGATAAGGACCTTCCCCTGGAAAAAGAACTACGCGGCCGCATCAACGGGTTATGGAATGAGGTGGAATGGGACTGGTTTACCCGTGGCGGGCAGGAGGTGTTATACTGGCACTGGAGTCCCAATAACGGGTGGGCCATGAATTTTCCGCTAAGGGGCTTCAATGAATGCCTGATCACCTATGTACTGGCTGCTTCTGCAGAACGCTATCCCGTAAGCCGGCAGGTGTACGACCGGGGCTGGGCACAGAGCAATTTTTTTAAGAACGGAAAAACGTTTTATAAATATATGTTGCCCCTTGGTTTTGATTACGGCGGACCGCTGTTCTTTTCGCATTATTCGTTCCTGGGATTAAGTCCCAAAGGATTAAAAGACCAGTACGCCGATTACTGGGTACAGAATCAAAACCATACGCTCATCAATTATGCATATTGTGTAGATAATCCAAAGGCATTTAAGGGCTATGGTGAACATTGCTGGGGGCTTACTGCCAGTGATGACCCTGATGGTTATGATGCACATCAGCCCGCCAATGACAATGGAACCATTACGCCTACGGCAGCCTTGTCGGCTTTCCCTTATACGCCGCAGCAATCGATGCAGGCGCTGCGGTATTTTTACGGAACGCTGGGTGATAAAATATGGACTGAATATGGGTTTACGGATGCCTTTAATGAAACAAAAGGCTGGTATGCAAAAAGCCATCTTGCTATTGACCAGGGCCCCATTGTGGTCATGATCGAGAATTACCGTACCGGGCTGCTCTGGAATTTATTTATGAGCTGTTCCGAAATACAAAATGGCTTGAAGAAACTGGGTTTTGCAAATGCCTACCAGCAATAA
- a CDS encoding glucoamylase family protein, whose amino-acid sequence MPTSNKHIKHRPLLHLEEAALLERVQRQTFSYFWDFAHPACGLPKERDHEHYKDVITTGGSGFGVMTLIVATERKWINREQAIARLLKILSFLDRAEKHHGAFSHWLNGRTGKTIPFAKKDDGADLVETAFLFQGLLTVRQYFNRRNKEEQTIRAMITKLWKQVEWSWFTRGRDVLYWHWSPQYRWAMNLPIEGYNEALITYILAAAAPEHSISRKIYETGWARSGNMRNGNFFYKTKLPLGPDFGGPLFFAHYSFTGLDPRGLKDAFADYGKQNKAHVTINYRYCVDNPKGYKNYGKHSWGLSACDYKRRYREHSPVKDNGTICCAAALSSMPYRSKESLAALRYFYEVLGAKIWSQYGFSESYNETRKWFATSHLAINQGATILMIENYRTGLLWKWFMKDKEVQRGLKKLGFKSPHLK is encoded by the coding sequence ATGCCTACCAGCAATAAGCATATCAAACATAGGCCCCTTCTGCATTTAGAGGAAGCAGCATTGCTGGAACGGGTACAGCGGCAGACCTTTTCCTATTTCTGGGATTTTGCGCATCCTGCTTGTGGCCTGCCTAAGGAAAGAGATCATGAGCACTATAAGGATGTGATCACCACCGGAGGATCCGGCTTTGGGGTAATGACGCTGATCGTTGCCACAGAACGGAAATGGATCAACCGGGAGCAGGCGATCGCCCGTCTTTTAAAGATCCTTTCTTTTTTGGACCGGGCCGAAAAGCATCATGGGGCCTTCTCCCATTGGCTAAACGGACGAACCGGCAAAACCATACCGTTTGCAAAAAAAGATGACGGTGCAGACCTGGTGGAGACCGCCTTTTTATTTCAGGGCCTGTTAACGGTACGACAATATTTTAACCGGAGGAACAAAGAGGAGCAAACCATCCGGGCAATGATCACCAAACTCTGGAAACAGGTAGAATGGAGCTGGTTTACACGGGGGCGTGATGTATTGTACTGGCATTGGAGCCCCCAATACCGGTGGGCGATGAATTTACCCATTGAAGGATACAATGAAGCGTTGATCACTTACATACTGGCGGCCGCGGCTCCGGAGCATTCTATTTCGAGGAAGATATATGAAACGGGATGGGCCCGGAGCGGCAACATGCGGAACGGGAACTTCTTTTATAAAACAAAGCTGCCACTGGGTCCCGATTTTGGCGGGCCTTTGTTTTTTGCCCATTACAGTTTTACCGGGCTGGATCCCCGTGGATTGAAAGATGCGTTTGCCGATTATGGAAAGCAAAACAAAGCTCATGTAACGATCAACTACCGGTATTGTGTAGATAACCCCAAAGGATATAAAAACTACGGCAAACACTCGTGGGGGTTATCTGCCTGTGATTATAAACGAAGATACCGGGAGCATTCCCCGGTAAAAGACAACGGCACCATTTGTTGTGCCGCAGCGCTTTCCAGTATGCCGTATCGTTCAAAGGAATCCCTGGCGGCCTTGCGGTATTTTTACGAGGTGCTGGGCGCTAAGATCTGGAGCCAATATGGCTTTTCGGAAAGTTATAACGAAACAAGGAAATGGTTTGCCACTTCGCACCTGGCCATTAACCAGGGCGCTACCATCCTCATGATAGAGAACTACCGCACAGGGTTGTTATGGAAATGGTTTATGAAAGACAAAGAGGTACAGCGGGGACTAAAGAAACTTGGATTTAAAAGCCCGCATCTGAAATGA
- a CDS encoding family 43 glycosylhydrolase, which yields MKKYILLLLLIFAVLKGSVAQRTYCNPINIDYGYTPIPNFSEWGRHRATADPVIVNYKGDYYLFSTNQWGYWWSSDLLNWNFVSKKFLRPWNTNTYDELCAPAVGIVGDTMLVFGSTYTRNFTLWMSTNPKENDWKPLVDSFEIGGWDPAFFTDDDGRFYMYNGSSNVYPLYGIELNRKTFQPTGTRKEMYFLQGWRYGWQRFGEYMDNTFLDAFIEGAWMTKHNGKYYLQYGAPGTEFSGYADGVVVGDSPLGPFTPQSDPYSIKLGGFMRGAGHGATFQDNFKNYWHVSTGIISVKNTFERRIGIWPSGFDKEGVMYCNTAFGDYPTYLPSSLDAEVGDTMRSLFTGWMLLNYNKPVQVSSTLGDYAPNNAVDEKIKTYWSAQTGNKGEWIQSDLGHISTVHAVQINYADQDVAPDHLGKIEGQFHQYLLSYSTDGKKWKPLIDKSNNKKDVPHDYVELDNPVQARFIRLENIHMPTGTFAISGLRVFGNGNGARPAAIKDFIVLRTEKDKRSAYIKWRPVDNAYAYNIYYGTAPDKLYTCIMIHADNEYWMKAMDGLKTYYYRIEAVNENGVSERSEIIKVD from the coding sequence ATGAAAAAATATATATTGTTGCTCCTTCTGATCTTTGCTGTTTTAAAGGGGTCGGTAGCCCAAAGAACCTATTGCAATCCCATCAATATTGACTATGGGTATACGCCCATTCCTAATTTCAGCGAATGGGGACGGCACCGGGCCACGGCCGATCCGGTGATCGTAAACTACAAGGGCGATTACTACCTGTTCAGCACCAACCAATGGGGTTACTGGTGGAGCAGTGATCTGCTGAACTGGAACTTTGTTTCAAAAAAATTCCTGCGGCCATGGAATACCAATACCTATGATGAGCTTTGTGCACCAGCGGTGGGTATTGTTGGAGATACCATGCTGGTATTCGGTTCTACCTATACCCGGAACTTTACACTCTGGATGAGCACTAACCCAAAAGAAAACGACTGGAAGCCGCTGGTAGATTCTTTTGAGATCGGAGGCTGGGATCCTGCATTCTTTACCGATGATGATGGCCGGTTTTATATGTACAATGGCAGCAGCAATGTATATCCCTTGTATGGCATTGAACTGAACCGGAAAACCTTTCAACCCACAGGCACCCGCAAAGAAATGTATTTCCTGCAGGGCTGGAGATACGGATGGCAGCGGTTTGGGGAGTATATGGACAATACGTTTTTAGATGCATTTATTGAGGGCGCCTGGATGACCAAGCACAACGGAAAATATTATTTACAGTACGGGGCGCCGGGTACGGAATTCAGTGGCTATGCAGACGGGGTGGTCGTGGGCGACAGCCCATTGGGACCTTTTACGCCGCAGTCGGATCCATATAGCATCAAACTCGGCGGCTTTATGCGGGGGGCCGGGCACGGCGCTACCTTCCAGGATAATTTTAAAAATTACTGGCATGTTTCCACCGGTATCATTTCTGTAAAGAACACATTTGAACGAAGGATCGGCATCTGGCCCTCGGGGTTTGACAAGGAAGGGGTGATGTACTGTAATACGGCCTTTGGAGATTATCCCACCTACCTTCCATCATCGCTCGATGCGGAAGTGGGAGATACCATGCGATCGCTGTTTACGGGTTGGATGTTGTTGAACTATAACAAACCGGTGCAGGTTTCCTCCACGCTTGGTGATTATGCCCCGAACAATGCCGTAGATGAAAAGATCAAAACCTACTGGAGCGCCCAAACGGGTAATAAAGGCGAGTGGATCCAATCGGACCTGGGCCATATATCTACCGTGCACGCGGTGCAGATCAACTATGCCGACCAGGATGTGGCCCCGGATCATCTTGGAAAAATCGAGGGTCAGTTTCACCAATACCTGCTGTCTTATTCAACGGACGGCAAAAAATGGAAGCCATTGATCGATAAAAGCAATAATAAAAAGGATGTGCCGCATGATTATGTGGAGTTGGACAATCCCGTACAGGCACGGTTCATCCGGTTGGAGAATATACATATGCCCACCGGTACATTTGCCATCAGCGGCCTGCGGGTATTTGGCAATGGTAACGGCGCCAGACCGGCGGCTATAAAGGATTTTATCGTACTGCGCACCGAAAAAGACAAACGCAGCGCTTATATCAAATGGCGCCCGGTGGATAATGCCTATGCGTATAATATTTATTATGGAACAGCTCCGGATAAATTGTATACCTGCATTATGATACACGCTGATAACGAGTATTGGATGAAGGCAATGGATGGATTGAAAACATATTATTACCGTATTGAGGCGGTTAACGAGAACGGCGTCAGTGAGCGGAGTGAAATCATTAAAGTAGATTAA
- a CDS encoding GDSL-type esterase/lipase family protein, translating to MKKICLLLVLLSLSVMRVWAQTAPFYKDIQQFKVLDQQQAPPKKAILFIGSSSFTKWKDVGDYFPGYTIINRGFGGSTLKDLIYYFNDLVPVYRPRQIVIYCGENDLANDQTPADSAVSRFKQLYRLIRGYNKKVPVDFISIKPSPVRAKYFTKVQEANAGIKAFISTQKHTRYIDVFPAMLGENGKPMPHIFLGDSLHMNAGGYQIWQKIMQPYLKK from the coding sequence ATGAAGAAAATTTGTTTGCTTTTAGTATTGTTATCATTGTCTGTAATGCGTGTATGGGCGCAGACTGCGCCGTTTTATAAAGACATCCAGCAGTTTAAAGTGCTTGATCAGCAACAGGCTCCGCCAAAAAAGGCAATCCTGTTTATTGGTAGCTCTTCCTTTACCAAATGGAAAGATGTAGGAGATTACTTCCCGGGGTACACAATTATCAACCGGGGATTTGGAGGCTCAACCCTTAAGGACCTGATTTATTATTTTAATGACCTGGTGCCCGTTTACCGGCCTCGGCAGATCGTGATCTACTGTGGCGAGAATGACCTGGCGAACGATCAAACACCCGCTGATAGCGCCGTCAGCCGGTTTAAACAGTTATACCGCCTGATCCGTGGATATAATAAAAAGGTACCGGTTGATTTTATCTCGATCAAACCCAGCCCGGTTCGTGCCAAATATTTTACCAAGGTACAGGAGGCCAATGCTGGCATCAAGGCGTTTATCAGCACTCAAAAACATACACGGTATATCGATGTATTTCCCGCTATGCTGGGTGAAAACGGCAAACCGATGCCACATATTTTCCTGGGTGACAGCCTGCATATGAATGCCGGCGGTTACCAGATCTGGCAGAAGATCATGCAGCCTTACCTGAAAAAATAG